The following coding sequences are from one Clostridioides difficile ATCC 9689 = DSM 1296 window:
- a CDS encoding spore coat protein CotJB, producing MSLNRRELLERISEYQFACIELNLYLDNNPRDKKALDSYNRYCDKFTQAVCDYESKYGALTNFGYESSEYPWSWISEPWPWDKSFYK from the coding sequence ATGTCATTAAATAGAAGAGAACTTTTAGAGAGAATTTCAGAATATCAATTTGCCTGTATAGAATTAAATTTATATTTAGATAACAATCCAAGGGATAAGAAAGCTCTTGATTCATACAACAGATACTGCGATAAATTTACACAAGCTGTGTGTGATTATGAATCTAAATATGGAGCATTAACTAATTTTGGATATGAATCAAGTGAATATCCTTGGTCATGGATATCTGAACCTTGGCCATGGGACAAATCATTTTATAAATAA
- a CDS encoding manganese catalase family protein — protein sequence MWIYQKTLEHPVNIRQADPRMAKYIMTQLGGPNGELAAATRYLQQRYTMPTGKSRALLTDIGTEEMAHVEIISSVLYQLIGNCTPEELKAAGLGSNYANFGHGLQPVDSNGVNFTTSYINVFGDSVTDLHEDMAAEQKALATYYQLINLTDDPDLKDILRFLGEREVVHYQRFGEALMDVYEFTECKHQF from the coding sequence ATGTGGATTTATCAAAAAACACTGGAACATCCAGTTAACATAAGACAAGCAGACCCTAGAATGGCAAAATATATCATGACTCAGTTGGGAGGACCTAATGGTGAGTTGGCAGCTGCAACTAGATATCTTCAACAAAGATATACTATGCCAACTGGAAAATCTCGTGCACTTTTAACTGATATAGGTACAGAGGAAATGGCTCATGTTGAGATAATTTCTTCAGTGTTATATCAATTAATAGGCAATTGTACTCCAGAAGAGCTTAAGGCTGCTGGACTTGGTAGTAATTATGCTAATTTTGGACATGGTCTTCAGCCAGTAGATTCTAATGGAGTAAACTTTACTACAAGTTATATTAATGTCTTTGGCGATTCGGTAACTGATTTACATGAGGATATGGCTGCTGAACAAAAAGCATTGGCTACGTACTATCAATTAATAAATTTAACTGATGACCCTGATTTGAAAGATATATTGAGATTTTTGGGTGAGAGGGAAGTAGTTCACTATCAAAGATTTGGTGAAGCATTAATGGATGTTTATGAGTTTACAGAGTGCAAGCATCAGTTTTAA
- a CDS encoding helix-turn-helix domain-containing protein: MNKSECSRGFELSLNTIPCKYFTEFCLLKATQFLKGTNELISDIAIKVVFHQIIYFSKCFKEKTGYSPKVYRNIKKEI, encoded by the coding sequence ATCAATAAATCAGAGTGTTCCAGAGGATTTGAACTAAGTTTAAATACTATACCTTGTAAATATTTTACTGAGTTTTGTTTACTAAAAGCAACTCAATTTCTAAAAGGCACAAATGAGCTAATAAGTGACATTGCTATAAAAGTTGTTTTTCATCAAATAATCTATTTTAGTAAATGTTTTAAAGAAAAAACGGGATATTCTCCAAAAGTGTACAGAAATATAAAAAAAGAGATATGA
- a CDS encoding methylated-DNA--[protein]-cysteine S-methyltransferase has protein sequence MQYISYYHSPIGNILLASDNIGLTGLWFENQKYYAYNLDQEHQEKELPIFEQTKKWLDIYFSGKEPNFTPSLHMVGTPFQITVWKILQQIPYGKTITYGEIAYKVAQQKGISKMSAQAIGGAVGHNGISIIVPCHRVVGTNGSLTGYAGGIDRKIKLLSLEKVSVQHYFIPKKGSAL, from the coding sequence ATGCAATATATTAGCTATTACCATAGTCCAATTGGAAATATTCTTTTAGCATCAGATAATATTGGGTTAACTGGTCTTTGGTTTGAGAATCAAAAGTATTATGCTTATAATCTTGACCAAGAACATCAAGAAAAAGAATTGCCAATTTTCGAGCAGACAAAGAAATGGTTAGATATTTATTTTTCGGGAAAAGAACCCAATTTTACACCATCACTCCATATGGTAGGTACTCCTTTTCAGATTACAGTGTGGAAAATTTTACAACAAATACCATATGGTAAAACAATCACTTATGGAGAAATTGCATATAAAGTTGCTCAACAAAAAGGAATATCTAAAATGTCAGCACAAGCAATCGGTGGTGCAGTAGGGCATAATGGAATCTCTATTATTGTTCCATGTCATCGTGTTGTAGGAACAAATGGGAGTTTGACTGGGTATGCTGGTGGAATTGATAGAAAAATAAAATTGTTATCTTTAGAAAAAGTATCTGTGCAACATTATTTTATCCCAAAGAAAGGGAGTGCATTATAA
- a CDS encoding plasmid stabilization protein yields MDEKILELLQEMQGNISNMQGSISGIEGTISDMQSNINGIEGTISDMQSNINGIEGTISSMQGNINGIENTISGMQGTIGDMQGSISGMNGTISDMQGSISSMDGTINSMQDSITDMQVEIKEVNSRLDNMEPDIKDLKTGQVETSSRLDTIQSDVTEIKSDVKINRNTLDTVIKHTSSLVKDTSDIKNDLNNIEIVTSKNSNDIAKLKSVK; encoded by the coding sequence ATGGATGAAAAAATATTAGAGTTATTACAGGAAATGCAAGGTAATATTAGTAATATGCAAGGTAGTATCAGTGGTATCGAAGGCACTATTAGCGATATGCAAAGCAATATCAATGGTATCGAAGGCACTATTAGCGATATGCAAAGCAATATCAATGGTATCGAAGGCACTATTAGTAGTATGCAAGGCAATATCAATGGTATCGAAAACACTATTAGTGGTATGCAAGGCACTATTGGCGATATGCAAGGTAGTATCAGTGGTATGAATGGCACTATTAGCGATATGCAAGGCAGTATCAGTAGTATGGATGGCACTATTAATAGTATGCAAGACAGTATTACTGATATGCAAGTTGAAATTAAAGAAGTCAATAGTAGGTTAGACAATATGGAACCTGATATTAAAGACTTAAAAACTGGACAAGTTGAAACTAGTAGTAGACTTGATACTATTCAGAGTGATGTTACAGAAATTAAGTCAGATGTAAAAATTAACAGAAATACATTAGATACAGTGATTAAACATACCTCTTCATTAGTAAAAGATACATCAGATATTAAAAATGATTTAAATAATATAGAGATAGTCACATCTAAGAATTCGAATGATATTGCTAAATTAAAATCAGTTAAATAA
- a CDS encoding DUF3795 domain-containing protein, giving the protein MKMPKESIDTIMFAPCGMNCMVCYKHCYHKKPCAGCLNGDTGKPEHCRKCKIKDCVCQKGLFYCFECFNFPCKLIKNLEKSYNKRYQASLMENSKFVQQYGLEKFMQKQKERYTCSKCGGIIFIHDRECSECQEKVK; this is encoded by the coding sequence ATGAAAATGCCAAAAGAGAGTATTGATACGATTATGTTTGCTCCTTGTGGAATGAATTGTATGGTTTGCTATAAGCATTGTTATCACAAAAAGCCATGTGCTGGTTGTTTGAATGGCGATACAGGAAAGCCAGAACACTGCCGTAAGTGTAAAATAAAGGATTGTGTCTGTCAAAAAGGGTTGTTTTATTGTTTTGAATGTTTCAATTTTCCTTGTAAACTCATAAAAAATCTTGAAAAAAGTTATAACAAGAGATATCAAGCAAGCCTTATGGAAAATAGTAAATTTGTTCAGCAGTACGGTTTAGAGAAGTTTATGCAAAAGCAGAAGGAGAGATATACTTGTTCTAAATGTGGAGGAATTATATTTATTCATGATAGAGAATGTAGCGAGTGTCAAGAAAAAGTGAAATAG
- a CDS encoding GrpB family protein, whose protein sequence is MIGLKCGMVKLLEHQMIWDKSAKDVIILLKSIWDKTAIDIQHIGSTSIPSISAKPIIDIVVGVASLEEAKLYLERLEQCGIVFRGQDVPKQLLFAMGDFEKNTRTHHIHVVEWNSVAWNNYINFRDYLNTFTDKAKLYDSHKQKLALQFEDNRKIYTQRKQELINILLEEARLWRINT, encoded by the coding sequence GTGATAGGTTTAAAATGTGGTATGGTTAAATTATTGGAACATCAGATGATATGGGATAAAAGTGCAAAAGATGTCATTATATTATTGAAAAGTATATGGGATAAGACTGCTATTGATATTCAACACATTGGAAGCACTTCTATTCCCAGTATTAGCGCAAAGCCTATTATTGATATTGTTGTAGGTGTTGCTTCTTTAGAGGAAGCTAAATTATACCTCGAAAGGTTAGAGCAATGTGGAATCGTTTTTCGAGGTCAGGATGTACCAAAACAATTACTTTTTGCTATGGGAGATTTTGAGAAAAATACTCGTACTCACCATATTCATGTTGTTGAATGGAATAGTGTTGCATGGAATAATTATATCAATTTTCGAGATTATCTAAATACTTTTACAGACAAAGCAAAACTCTATGATAGTCATAAACAAAAATTAGCATTACAGTTTGAGGACAATCGTAAAATCTATACACAGAGAAAGCAAGAATTAATAAATATTTTGCTGGAAGAAGCACGACTGTGGAGAATAAATACCTAA
- a CDS encoding chloride channel protein, which translates to MVGAVAGLIVLLYRILLGQAGTWLSQILKFVEGSTIKIIAWFAVLAVLAWIVSKLVDWEPMISGSGIPQLEGEMTGKIKQVWWRVLPTKFIGGFLSLMGGLALGREGPSIQLGAMAGKGISRALDRGKTEEKFLLTCGASAGLSAAFHAPLAGVMFSLEEVHKNFSVSVLISVMTASLTADYISANFLGMESVFQFD; encoded by the coding sequence ATGGTTGGGGCTGTGGCTGGTTTGATTGTGCTTTTATACAGGATACTTTTAGGGCAGGCTGGTACTTGGCTTAGCCAAATTTTAAAATTTGTAGAAGGTTCTACAATAAAAATAATAGCTTGGTTTGCAGTACTTGCAGTACTTGCATGGATTGTATCAAAGTTGGTGGACTGGGAGCCAATGATTTCTGGAAGTGGTATCCCTCAGCTTGAGGGGGAAATGACAGGGAAAATAAAACAAGTATGGTGGCGAGTGTTGCCAACAAAATTTATTGGAGGATTCTTATCACTCATGGGTGGTCTTGCTTTGGGAAGGGAAGGTCCTTCCATTCAGCTTGGTGCTATGGCAGGTAAAGGTATTTCTAGAGCTCTTGACCGAGGGAAGACAGAGGAAAAATTCCTGTTAACCTGTGGGGCAAGTGCTGGATTATCAGCAGCCTTTCATGCACCACTGGCGGGTGTTATGTTTTCACTTGAAGAAGTCCATAAAAACTTTTCAGTATCTGTTTTAATTTCTGTGATGACAGCATCTTTGACAGCAGACTATATTTCAGCCAATTTCCTAGGAATGGAGTCTGTATTCCAGTTTGATTAA
- a CDS encoding chloride channel protein — translation MLPQDYYGLIVILGVILGVMGAFYNWFTLYVQSLYKKIPKIGTFGKLLIPFIMAGILGIVMPDVLGSGHNLVEELTSHEYIFGMVVLIFVIRFIFSAVSFGSGAPGGIFFPLLVLGAFIGGIFGMVGVKVFGMNPDYVNNFVLLAMAGYFTAIVRAPLTGIILIFEMTGSVSQMLSLSVISIVAYIVATLMKSKPIYESLLERLLEKNGEPVHKERGEKILDQFSVMFGSPVANKAIQDVQWPENCLLVAIQRGGEEIIPRGKTILRPSDVIVTMTDERDSGAVYDKMENLCKEHTAHIF, via the coding sequence GTGTTGCCACAAGATTATTATGGATTAATAGTGATTTTAGGTGTTATTCTTGGAGTTATGGGGGCATTTTACAACTGGTTTACTCTATATGTGCAGTCTTTATACAAGAAGATTCCTAAAATTGGTACCTTTGGAAAACTGTTGATTCCATTTATAATGGCTGGTATTCTTGGGATTGTTATGCCTGATGTTCTGGGGAGTGGACACAATTTAGTTGAAGAACTTACAAGTCATGAATATATTTTTGGAATGGTTGTTTTGATTTTTGTTATACGTTTTATATTTTCGGCTGTTAGTTTTGGGTCAGGTGCACCAGGGGGAATATTTTTTCCATTGCTTGTTTTAGGAGCATTTATAGGTGGAATATTTGGTATGGTAGGTGTTAAAGTTTTTGGAATGAATCCCGATTATGTAAATAACTTTGTGCTTTTGGCTATGGCAGGATATTTTACAGCTATTGTGCGTGCCCCTTTGACTGGTATCATATTAATTTTTGAAATGACAGGTTCTGTTAGTCAAATGCTTTCACTATCAGTAATTTCAATTGTGGCATATATTGTGGCTACACTTATGAAGTCTAAACCTATTTATGAAAGTCTTCTTGAGAGGTTACTTGAAAAAAATGGAGAACCTGTACATAAAGAGAGGGGCGAAAAGATACTAGACCAGTTCTCTGTTATGTTTGGCTCTCCTGTTGCGAACAAGGCAATTCAGGATGTACAGTGGCCTGAAAATTGTCTTTTGGTAGCAATTCAAAGAGGTGGAGAAGAAATTATTCCTAGGGGTAAGACAATTCTTAGACCAAGTGATGTAATTGTGACTATGACAGATGAGAGAGATAGTGGTGCTGTGTATGATAAAATGGAAAATTTGTGTAAAGAACATACGGCACATATTTTTTAG
- a CDS encoding M56 family metallopeptidase, which yields MVSSFLNDIFRTILVSCIFIVILLVFRITLFKIFSKKFNYYIWLIVIIKLSLPFMNYTFIFNESKYNGNINKISLGNFNSISIVYSTVLVSVWIAITIFYLVYTLLKYIKLKNMINDLSYDVEDDKIKNLYENLLKELKINKKIRLKYSYEVESPVFFNSCVILPPCDYTLKELNWIFRHELMHFKSKDLYIKYLVIFLKCVYWFNPFVYIMEKFIDLDCEFYCDERVLKNCTIEEKQDYALTIISAMRKGSNSSNKFVAGLHKESDIKKRVFSMFNEKYRNGILIAVILCLLSSITYFKIDLITTKSIFYPLSKQTPIENRTNSKPTYQINVYIDN from the coding sequence GTGGTTAGTTCATTTTTAAATGATATCTTTAGAACAATTTTAGTAAGTTGTATTTTTATAGTTATTTTATTAGTCTTTAGAATAACTTTATTTAAGATTTTCAGTAAAAAATTTAATTACTATATATGGCTTATTGTGATTATTAAGCTATCATTACCATTTATGAATTATACTTTTATATTTAATGAGTCAAAATATAATGGTAATATTAATAAGATAAGTTTAGGCAATTTTAATAGTATTTCTATTGTATATAGTACTGTTTTAGTCTCTGTTTGGATTGCTATTACGATATTTTATTTAGTTTATACTTTATTGAAATATATTAAGCTTAAAAATATGATAAATGATTTGTCTTATGATGTTGAGGATGATAAGATAAAAAATCTTTATGAAAATTTATTAAAAGAGCTTAAGATAAATAAAAAAATACGGCTTAAATATTCATATGAAGTTGAAAGTCCAGTATTTTTTAATTCGTGTGTCATTTTACCACCATGTGATTATACATTGAAAGAGTTAAACTGGATATTTAGGCATGAGTTGATGCATTTTAAGAGTAAAGACCTTTATATTAAGTATTTGGTGATATTTTTAAAATGTGTTTATTGGTTTAATCCTTTTGTGTATATAATGGAGAAGTTTATAGATTTGGATTGTGAATTTTATTGTGATGAAAGAGTTTTGAAGAATTGTACGATAGAAGAGAAGCAGGATTATGCATTGACAATAATTAGTGCAATGAGAAAAGGTTCAAATAGTTCAAATAAATTTGTGGCTGGATTACATAAGGAGTCAGATATTAAAAAAAGAGTGTTTAGTATGTTTAATGAAAAGTACAGAAATGGTATTTTGATAGCAGTTATTTTATGTTTATTATCTTCTATTACATATTTTAAAATTGATTTAATTACTACTAAATCAATATTTTATCCACTTTCAAAACAAACACCTATTGAAAACAGAACTAATTCAAAACCTACATATCAGATTAATGTTTATATAGATAATTAA
- a CDS encoding GrpB family protein: MKKKLEDMTLEELWNLFPIFLTTHKECWKNWFKEEQYRLTGILPMQKIVRISHIGSTSVSTIYAKPIVDILIEIIPDYNMKDIKDLIESNGYICMSESSSRLSLNKGYTVDGFEERVFHLHIRYVGDNDELFFRDYLIDHPDVAKEYEKLKLDLWKKYEHNRDAYTDSKLDFVREFTEKAKVLYSNRYN, translated from the coding sequence ATGAAAAAGAAGTTGGAAGATATGACTTTAGAGGAGTTATGGAACTTGTTTCCTATATTTTTGACTACTCACAAAGAATGTTGGAAAAATTGGTTTAAAGAAGAACAATATAGACTAACTGGAATATTGCCAATGCAAAAAATTGTTAGAATAAGTCATATTGGAAGTACTTCTGTGAGTACGATTTATGCCAAGCCCATTGTTGACATACTGATTGAGATAATTCCTGATTATAATATGAAAGATATTAAAGATTTGATTGAGTCGAATGGATATATTTGTATGTCTGAGAGCAGTAGTAGGCTTTCACTTAATAAAGGGTATACAGTAGATGGATTTGAAGAACGAGTTTTTCATTTGCATATAAGGTATGTAGGTGATAATGATGAGTTGTTTTTTAGAGATTACTTAATTGACCACCCAGATGTTGCAAAGGAGTATGAAAAACTTAAGTTGGACCTTTGGAAGAAGTATGAGCATAATCGTGATGCTTATACAGATAGTAAACTAGATTTTGTTAGGGAGTTTACTGAAAAGGCAAAGGTGTTGTATTCTAATAGATATAATTAG
- a CDS encoding LytR/AlgR family response regulator transcription factor: MTSICICDDEKQQRNMLNKIITREMDLWGYPYQIKEYSNGESLVYNLEHENYYIDIIFLDIELGKSNGVDIAKTIRKHSKDTIIIFVTGFSDYVFHGYDVGALNYILKPYKTEKICKVLKEALKKLEQWKENFITVQIGTNLCKINTKDILYFKSELRKLTVVTFDKTLEYYGKLNDMETVLPSNFIRTHQRYIVNLNHVDSITQTYAKVQNEKIPISRKKYQEVVGKFTRYMLES, from the coding sequence TTGACTTCGATTTGTATTTGTGATGATGAAAAACAACAAAGAAACATGCTGAATAAAATCATTACAAGAGAAATGGATTTGTGGGGCTACCCCTACCAAATAAAAGAATATTCAAATGGAGAAAGTCTAGTATACAATCTAGAACACGAAAATTATTACATAGATATTATTTTTTTAGATATTGAACTTGGAAAAAGTAATGGCGTTGACATAGCAAAAACTATACGAAAACATTCAAAGGATACTATAATCATCTTTGTCACAGGTTTTTCTGACTATGTATTTCATGGATATGATGTAGGAGCTTTGAACTACATCTTAAAACCTTATAAAACTGAAAAAATATGTAAAGTATTAAAAGAAGCACTAAAAAAATTAGAACAATGGAAAGAAAACTTTATTACAGTTCAGATTGGAACTAATCTTTGTAAAATTAATACAAAAGATATCCTCTACTTTAAAAGTGAGCTAAGAAAATTAACTGTAGTTACCTTTGATAAAACATTAGAATACTACGGAAAATTAAATGATATGGAAACTGTTCTTCCCTCTAATTTTATACGTACGCATCAAAGGTATATTGTCAATCTAAACCATGTAGATAGTATAACTCAAACTTATGCCAAAGTTCAGAATGAAAAAATTCCTATAAGCCGTAAAAAATATCAAGAGGTTGTAGGAAAATTTACAAGGTATATGTTAGAATCTTAA
- a CDS encoding FtsX-like permease family protein gives MVLVTSYALIYFSPTIQNILPTGGDSRKQATMIFSVAILGCTVFTTYASSLFLKFKSKEIGIFMALGTDKKKLKKLLFSEILLISVVCCFLGLILSIPVSFGIWKIFQLVIIDTREMTYHFGTQGFIYGFIFSVFVTLCIFILSVKFINRTNIIDILNDQRISEPIQDVKDWYGILGIIFIILGIFLGYLVPSLTINKLNYRLPSVWSFTYLLSLIGIYMIMTYIVVHAKRGKHPEKYYKNIISTSMMRFMGRQTVKNMCVISFLIAGALFAVFYVPNMVTGIYDTLKNNPIDYTFTYNQRDKQVSKKDIEQLADKHNIKIQNYMEIPSIELIVDGVESIYHKDGTIEKVYMKKSSYDMFFNSKDFSKLIGKPITIKNGEYLAVVNKGNENQDYKYTKFISSPVTEKEIPFRYAGKIIFNGSFFQNRSMNAYVLNDEDYKSFTKDLSIKNYNNSILFNVDKDTYAFANDLKKEIIKRTSKEMGMFSGYDEYVKKRYESTGRKYFMDEEYPSGEGHLKLDPNNNQLYLNWKYYPNFKILQSQDMIKNMAVFLMLFIYVAIICFTAVGIIAYTRGVTIAINHKQVFMDLNRLGANNDYIKFCIRNQLKKVFSYPLIAGSFLIYLFNFMIMLNNDGRIVNSEVNALLINLGFIGICGVYMYLIYLLTYKKFKKIIGIL, from the coding sequence GTGGTATTAGTAACTTCATATGCTCTAATTTATTTTAGCCCAACAATACAAAACATACTTCCAACTGGTGGAGATAGCAGAAAACAGGCTACAATGATATTCTCAGTTGCTATATTAGGATGCACTGTCTTTACTACATACGCATCTTCCCTCTTTTTAAAATTTAAAAGCAAGGAAATTGGTATTTTCATGGCTCTAGGAACAGATAAGAAGAAATTAAAAAAACTTCTATTTTCAGAGATATTGTTAATTTCAGTAGTATGCTGTTTTTTAGGTCTTATATTAAGTATTCCTGTATCTTTTGGTATATGGAAAATATTTCAATTAGTGATTATTGATACCAGAGAAATGACATATCATTTTGGAACTCAAGGATTCATATATGGATTTATATTTAGTGTATTTGTGACATTATGCATATTTATACTTTCTGTAAAATTTATTAATCGTACAAATATAATTGATATATTAAATGACCAGAGAATATCTGAACCAATACAGGATGTAAAGGACTGGTATGGTATATTAGGTATAATTTTTATTATACTAGGTATTTTTCTAGGATATCTCGTACCTTCACTAACTATAAACAAATTAAATTATAGACTACCATCTGTATGGAGCTTTACTTATCTACTCTCTCTTATTGGAATATATATGATTATGACATACATAGTTGTACATGCTAAAAGAGGAAAACATCCAGAGAAATACTATAAAAACATCATATCAACTAGCATGATGAGATTTATGGGAAGACAAACAGTAAAAAACATGTGTGTTATTTCATTTTTGATTGCAGGAGCATTATTTGCTGTATTCTATGTTCCTAATATGGTTACAGGTATCTATGATACTCTTAAAAATAACCCTATAGATTATACTTTTACCTACAATCAAAGAGATAAACAGGTATCAAAAAAAGATATTGAACAATTAGCAGATAAACACAATATAAAAATTCAAAACTATATGGAAATTCCTTCTATAGAATTAATTGTTGATGGTGTAGAATCAATATATCATAAAGATGGAACTATCGAAAAGGTATATATGAAAAAAAGCTCCTATGATATGTTCTTTAATTCTAAAGATTTTTCCAAGCTAATTGGCAAACCAATAACTATAAAAAATGGTGAATATCTTGCTGTTGTAAATAAAGGAAATGAAAATCAAGATTATAAATATACCAAATTTATATCAAGCCCAGTCACAGAAAAAGAAATCCCCTTTAGATATGCTGGAAAAATAATATTTAATGGTTCTTTTTTTCAAAATAGAAGTATGAACGCCTATGTCCTTAATGATGAGGATTATAAATCATTTACTAAAGATTTATCCATAAAAAATTACAATAATTCTATACTATTTAATGTAGATAAAGATACCTATGCTTTTGCCAATGACTTAAAGAAAGAAATTATAAAAAGAACATCTAAGGAAATGGGCATGTTCAGTGGTTATGATGAATACGTAAAAAAACGTTATGAATCAACTGGAAGAAAATATTTTATGGATGAAGAATATCCAAGTGGTGAAGGTCATTTAAAACTAGACCCAAACAACAATCAGTTGTATCTTAATTGGAAATACTATCCTAACTTTAAAATTTTACAAAGCCAAGATATGATAAAAAACATGGCAGTCTTCTTAATGTTATTCATATATGTGGCAATCATATGTTTTACAGCAGTAGGAATCATTGCATATACAAGGGGTGTTACTATAGCTATAAATCACAAGCAGGTCTTTATGGATTTAAATCGATTAGGAGCAAACAATGATTATATAAAGTTCTGTATTAGAAATCAATTAAAGAAAGTATTTTCATACCCTCTTATTGCAGGAAGTTTTTTAATTTATCTGTTTAATTTTATGATTATGTTAAATAATGATGGTAGAATCGTCAATAGTGAGGTCAATGCTCTTTTGATAAACTTAGGTTTTATAGGGATTTGTGGGGTTTATATGTACCTTATATATCTATTAACTTATAAGAAATTCAAAAAAATTATTGGTATTTTATAA